In a genomic window of Brassica rapa cultivar Chiifu-401-42 chromosome A10, CAAS_Brap_v3.01, whole genome shotgun sequence:
- the LOC103845532 gene encoding probable WRKY transcription factor 38 translates to MLYFPNTFLSNFYSSCPRLLTCLHHFSLALYIYVCDLPIHSDIIVSKRNLRERKRLRNLGTHKAHYSLKMNSPHEKVVQAILYGHSCAKRLKLRLEDPMADDRSVSSYDLAKSIVHCFSNAISILSDQPKSEDDQVSELSSMDSSPPLPHSKRRKINSTNSTKNWRDDSPDPYYDGFLWRKYGQKSIKNSKYERSYYRCSYNIDHDCGARKHEQQIKENPPVYRTTYFGHHICKINHNHDAVFTAVEDQVDDAGSSRIIRFGKELDQEKGSHSTGFSLSAKHEESIIKEETCTDQYREITGDDKDCQHVMEENQSSLSSSYTPPLSSVSETDMFDSDLLLNNLDSWDRYGLFDFGVH, encoded by the exons ATGTTGTACTTTCCTAACACTttcttatcaaatttttattccTCATGCCCTCGTCTGCTAACGTGTTTGCACCACTTTTCACTTgccctatatatatatgtgtgtgatcTCCCTATCCATTCAGATATTATAGTATCGAAAAGAAACTTGAGAGAAAGAAAACGGCTAAGAAACTTAGGCACACACAAAGCACACTACTCTTTGAAAATGAATTCCCCCCACGAAAAGGTGGTGCAAGCTATCCTTTATGGACATAGCTGTGCCAAGCGTTTGAAGCTCCGGCTAGAGGATCCAATGGCTGATGACAGATCGGTTTCAAGCTATGATCTTGCTAAATCCATCGTCCATTGTTTTTCCAACGCCATCTCAATCTTATCTGATCAACCAAAATCGGAGGATGATCAGGTTTCTGAATTATCTTCAATGgattcttctcctcctcttcccCACTCCAAGAGAAG AAAGATTAATAGTACAAATTCAACTAAGAACTGGAGGGACGATTCACCGGATCCCTACTACGACGGGTTTCTTTGGAGGAAATACGGCCAAAAGTCTATAAAAAACTCTAAATACGAAAG GAGCTACTATAGATGTTCTTACAACATAGATCATGACTGTGGAGCAAGAAAGCATGAACAGCAGATCAAAGAAAACCCTCCGGTGTACCGAACCACTTACTTTGGCCACCACATTTGCAAGATTAACCATAATCATGATGCTGTTTTCACTGCGGTTGAAGATCAGGTAGATGATGCGGGAAGTTCCCGGATTATACGATTCGGGAAAGAACTTGATCAGGAGAAGGGAAGTCACTCGACCGGTTTTTCTTTATCGGCTAAGCATGAAGAATCAATCATCAAAGAGGAAACCTGCACGGACCAGTACCGTGAGATAACCGGTGATGATAAAGATTGTCAACATGTGATGGAAGAGAATCAGTCATCACTATCAAGTTCTTATACTCCTCCGTTGTCATCTGTCAGTGAAACTGACATGTTTGATTCAGATCTGCTATTGAACAACTTGGACTCGTGGGATCGTTATGGTTTGTTTGACTTTGGAgttcactaa
- the LOC108870235 gene encoding UPF0481 protein At3g47200 has product MDPQTQQNAAENSRDPIPTSVVVDIHSLTSEDTDPKLLRESAGSESCCILRIPHSLVRINLKAYEPKIVSIGPYHHGKEHLKMAQQHKRRFLKFLVAKMQEKGTNPQELVNAVSTLEGDIRGSYSEDLGLVSEELVEMMVLDGCFILTLFLVVSGKVVYTNLDDPIFRMPWILPSIRADLLLLENQVPYVLLQALFETSNLVTSSCLNELAFEFFDYSLQKPETFWEKHYSLEAKHLLDLIRKTFVPVTCQRSIKEANGFLGFVLSAKKLHLRGIKFKPRMNTDSILDIRFSNGVLHIPPVVMDDFTATVFLNCVAFEQLYADSSNHITSYVAFMACLINEESDAAFLSERRILENYFGTEVEVSRFYISIGKDVALDLERSYLAKVFEGVNEYSSKGFHVHCAEFVHTHFDSPWTFASSFAALLLLMFAALQVFFAAYSYFKPPKDK; this is encoded by the exons ATGGATCCACAGACACAACAGAACGCCGCAGAAAACAGTCGTGATCCCATCCCGACATCAGTCGTAGTAGACATACATAGCTTAACTTCAGAAGACACTGATCCTAAGCTTCTGAGAGAATCAGCTGGTTCAGAGTCATGTTGCATCTTGAGAATCCCACACAGCCTCGTGCGGATCAACCTCAAAGCATACGAGCCCAAGATTGTCTCCATCGGTCCTTACCACCACGGAAAGGAACATCTCAAAATGGCCCAGCAGCATAAACGCAGGTTCTTGAAGTTCTTGGTGGCTAAAATGCAAGAGAAGGGAACTAATCCTCAAGAATTAGTCAACGCTGTATCTACTTTGGAAGGAGATATAAGAGGTTCTTACTCAGAGGATCTTGGTTTGGTATCTGAAGAGTTGGTTGAGATGATGGTTCTTGATGGTTGCTTTATCCTCACGTTGTTCTTAGTAGTATCTGGCAAAGTTGTTTACACTAATCTCGATGATCCCATTTTCAGAATGCCATGGATCTTGCCGTCCATTCGAGCCGATCTTCTCCTTCTAGAGAACCAGGTTCCTTATGTTCTTCTTCAAGCGCTATTCGAAACATCGAATTTAGTTACTTCTAGCTGTTTAAACGAGCTAGCGTTTGAGTTCTTCGACTACTCATTACAAAAACCAGAAACGTTTTGGGAAAAGCATTATAGTCTCGAAGCTAAACATCTTCTTGACTTGATACGCAAGACATTTGTCCCTGTTACTTGTCAAAGAAGCATCAAAGAAGCTAATGGTTTTCTTGGATTCGTTTTATCAGCCAAGAAGCTTCACCTTAGAGGAATCAAATTCAAACCAAGGATGAACACAGATTCAATCTTAGACATAAGGTTTAGTAACGGTGTGCTTCATATTCCTCCAGTAGTCATGGATGATTTCACTGCCACGGTGTTCTTAAACTGTGTAGCCTTTGAGCAGTTATATGCAGATTCATCAAACCACATAACCAGCTACGTAGCGTTCATGGCTTGTCTTATAAACGAAGAGAGTGATGCAGCGTTTCTTAGCGAGAGAAG GATTCTTGAGAACTATTTTGGAACAGAGGTAGAAGTGTCTAGGTTTTATATAAGCATTGGCAAAGATGTTGCTTTGGACTTAGAGAGGAGTTACTTAGCGAAGGTGTTTGAAGGGGTTAATGAGTATAGTTCCAAAGGGTTCCATGTTCATTGTGCAGAGTTTGTTCACACGCATTTTGATAGTCCATGGACATTTGCATCATCGTTTGCAGCTTTGTTGCTTCTTATGTTTGCGGCTTTACAGGTTTTCTTTGCAGCTTATAGTTATTTCAAA
- the LOC103846183 gene encoding UPF0481 protein At3g47200 — MNSSSQTTGRRTTISGTEDDSSCCIIQNENPIYSPKRLKKSAGGQSCCIFRVPHTLFQANETAYKPKIVSIGPYHHCDGEVDKDHLQMIQEHKQRYLAFFLSKTNQKDVHMTHLREAVSVMEERIRGSYSEDLKFDREKLIDMMVLDGCFILTLLIVVSKKSTWRINYPIFTLRWILPTVRSDLLLLENQVPFFVLQDILKTSRLFPSSNLNEMIFAFFSYSIRRPKEFWEERKNLDASHLLDLIRKTFIPNQTQQTEEEIYNNIFCCSSENTCFSILSRHTKKNVQAEIPSLIGSAKKLQLRGLQFKQKGKFETPLDITLKSGVLEIPKLTFDDFFTSLLINCVAFEQFSMRCSTEMTSYVTFMGCLINTEEDATFLSEKGIIENYFGTGEQVSLFFKNTGKNVAFSISKSFLSNVFEGVNEHTSQGCHVQWAGFKYTYFKSPWACLSSCAALILLALTMFQAFFTAYPYFRPPK; from the coding sequence ATGAATTCTTCTAGCCAAACCACTGGAAGACGCACAACAATATCCGGGACAGAAGACGATTCCTCTTGCTGCATCATACAAAATGAGAACCCTATATATTCCCCCAAACGTCTGAAGAAATCAGCCGGTGGTCAATCTTGTTGCATTTTCAGAGTCCCTCACACTCTCTTCCAAGCCAATGAAACAGCCTACAAACCGAAGATTGTCTCAATCGGTCCTTACCACCATTGTGATGGTGAAGTTGATAAAGATCATCTTCAGATGATCCAGGAGCACAAACAAAGATATCTTGCTTTCTTTTTGTCCAAGACAAATCAAAAGGATGTGCATATGACGCATTTACGGGAAGCAGTATCCGTGATGGAAGAGAGGATCAGAGGTTCATACTCCGAGGATCTAAAGTTTGATCGAGAAAAGCTGATTGATATGATGGTTCTTGACGGTTGCTTCATCCTCACGTTGCTCATTGTAGTTTCAAAGAAGAGTACTTGGCGAATAAATTACCCTATTTTCACGTTGAGGTGGATTCTACCAACCGTTAGAAGTGATCTACTCCTCCTTGAAAATCAGGTTCCATTTTTTGTTCTTCAAGATATCCTTAAGACGTCAAGGTTATTTCCTTCATCTAACCTAAACGAGATGATCTTTGCATTCTTTAGCTACTCAATAAGAAGGCCAAAAGAATTTTgggaagaaagaaagaatcttGATGCAAGCCATCTTTTAGATCTCATCCGCAAAACTTTTATACCTAATCAAACGCAGCAAACAGAAGAAGAAATATACaacaatatattttgttgttcaAGTGAAAACACATGTTTCAGTATATTGAGTCGTCATACCAAAAAGAATGTTCAAGCGGAGATACCAAGTCTGATTGGCTCAGCTAAAAAACTTCAGCTCCGAGGACTACAATTTAAGCAAAAAGGAAAATTTGAGACACCTCTTGACATAACTTTAAAGAGCGGTGTTCTTGAAATACCAAAACTAACATTTGATGACTTTTTCACCTCTCTTTTGATCAACTGTGTGGCCTTTGAGCAGTTTAGTATGAGATGCTCAACCGAAATGACAAGCTATGTTACTTTCATGGGATGCCTCATAAACACTGAAGAGGATGCAACGTTCTTAAGCGAGAAAGGGATCATAGAGAACTACTTTGGGACTGGAGAACAAGTATCTTTGTTCTTCAAGAACACTGGCAAAAACGTTGCGTTTTCCATATCAAAGAGTTTTTTGTCAAATGTGTTCGAGGGGGTGAACGAGCACACTTCACAAGGATGCCACGTACAATGGGCAGGATTCAAGTACACATATTTCAAAAGTCCGTGGGCATGTCTATCATCTTGTGCTGCTTTGATACTTCTTGCGCTTACCATGTTCCAAGCTTTCTTCACAGCCTATCCTTATTTTCGTCCTCCCAAGTAA